From the genome of Streptomyces sp. NBC_01317, one region includes:
- a CDS encoding succinate dehydrogenase iron-sulfur subunit, translated as MSTATMDRVEAASAASHLITVTFRIRRFNPEISAEATWQDFQIDIDPKERVLDGLHKIKWELDGSLTFRRSCAHGICGSDAMRINGKNRLACKTLIKDIISPNKEGVSKPITVEAIKGLTVLKDLIVDMDPFFQAYRDVMPFLVTTGNEPTRERYQSAEDRERFDDTTKCILCAACTSSCPVFWNDGQYFGPAAIVNAHRFIFDSRDEAGEQRLEILNDKDGVWRCRTTFNCTDACPRGIEVTKAIQEVKRALITRRF; from the coding sequence ATGTCCACAGCCACCATGGACCGGGTCGAGGCGGCCTCCGCCGCCTCGCACCTCATCACGGTCACCTTCCGCATCCGCCGCTTCAACCCGGAGATCTCGGCCGAGGCGACCTGGCAGGACTTCCAGATCGACATCGACCCCAAGGAGCGGGTGCTCGACGGTCTCCACAAGATCAAGTGGGAACTGGACGGGTCGCTCACCTTCCGCCGCTCGTGCGCGCACGGCATCTGCGGCTCGGACGCGATGCGGATCAACGGCAAGAACCGGCTGGCGTGCAAGACGCTGATCAAGGACATCATCTCGCCCAACAAGGAGGGTGTGTCCAAGCCGATCACGGTCGAGGCCATAAAGGGCCTGACGGTCCTCAAGGACCTGATCGTGGACATGGACCCGTTCTTCCAGGCGTACCGCGACGTGATGCCGTTCCTGGTCACGACCGGCAACGAGCCGACGCGTGAGCGGTACCAGTCCGCGGAGGACCGCGAGCGCTTCGACGACACCACCAAGTGCATCCTGTGCGCGGCGTGCACGTCGTCGTGCCCGGTGTTCTGGAACGACGGCCAGTACTTCGGCCCGGCGGCCATCGTGAACGCCCACCGCTTCATCTTCGACTCGCGCGACGAGGCCGGCGAGCAGCGGCTGGAGATCCTCAACGACAAGGACGGCGTGTGGCGTTGCCGTACGACGTTCAACTGCACGGACGCGTGCCCGCGCGGGATCGAGGTCACGAAGGCGATCCAGGAGGTCAAGCGGGCGCTGATCACGCGCCGCTTCTGA
- a CDS encoding thiol-disulfide oxidoreductase DCC family protein — MGTSHAHTAVRGLTVLYDANCPLCVHLRHWLLRQRALVPLDLVPAASPEARRRFPGLDHAGTLDEITVIGDGGQVYRSTAAWIVCLWALAEHRAKAHWLATPSGAPFARVTVLAAAKYRRLTAAPCDAASGCEAPPASH; from the coding sequence ATGGGCACCTCTCACGCACACACGGCCGTACGGGGGTTGACCGTGCTGTACGACGCGAACTGCCCGCTCTGTGTCCACCTGCGCCACTGGCTGCTGCGCCAGCGCGCACTCGTACCACTCGACCTGGTCCCCGCCGCCTCGCCCGAGGCGCGGCGGCGGTTCCCCGGTCTCGACCACGCCGGCACCCTGGACGAGATCACCGTGATCGGGGACGGCGGCCAGGTCTACCGGTCCACCGCCGCCTGGATCGTCTGCCTCTGGGCGCTGGCCGAACACCGCGCGAAGGCGCACTGGCTCGCCACCCCGTCCGGCGCTCCCTTCGCCCGGGTCACGGTCCTGGCGGCGGCGAAGTACCGGCGACTGACCGCCGCTCCCTGCGACGCCGCCTCGGGGTGCGAAGCGCCCCCCGCGTCGCACTAG
- a CDS encoding FAD-binding oxidoreductase, whose amino-acid sequence MSVDTAVSMTGWGRTAPTTALLVRPRSYEEAAAAVRDCGRRGSIARGLGRAYGDAAQNAGGSVLDMTALDRVRTIDAEAGVVVCDAGTSLHRLMKVLLPLGWFVPVTPGTRYVTVGGAVSADIHGKNHHVSGSFARHVRSLDLLTADGEIRTVLPGTPLFDATAGGMGLTGVILSATVQLLPVATSLMSVDTERATDLDDLLARLTATDHRYRYSVAWIDLLARGRGAALGRAVLTRGEHAPLDALPARARRRPLTFRPAQLPAAPSHVPSGLLGRTTVGVFNELWYRRAPRRRTGELQRLSSFFHPLDGVPHWNRVYGRDGFVQYQFVVGYGQEETLRRIVRSIARRGCPSFLAVLKRFGEGDPGWLSFPMAGWTLALDIPVGLSGLGSFLDELDEEVATAGGRVYLAKDARLRPDLVTAMYPRLEDFRALRAGLDPRSVFTSDLARRLGL is encoded by the coding sequence ATGTCTGTCGATACCGCCGTCTCCATGACCGGCTGGGGCCGTACCGCCCCCACCACCGCCCTGCTGGTACGACCCCGCTCCTACGAGGAGGCCGCCGCGGCCGTACGCGACTGCGGGCGCCGCGGTTCGATCGCCCGGGGGCTCGGCCGGGCCTACGGCGACGCGGCGCAGAACGCGGGCGGTTCGGTCCTCGACATGACGGCCCTGGACCGCGTCCGCACGATCGACGCGGAGGCGGGGGTGGTCGTCTGCGACGCGGGGACCAGCCTGCACCGGCTGATGAAGGTGCTGCTGCCGCTGGGGTGGTTCGTGCCGGTCACCCCCGGGACCCGTTATGTGACGGTCGGCGGGGCGGTCAGCGCCGACATCCACGGCAAGAACCACCACGTCTCGGGCTCGTTCGCCCGCCACGTACGGTCCCTGGACCTGCTGACGGCGGACGGCGAGATCCGTACGGTCCTCCCCGGCACCCCGCTCTTCGACGCGACGGCGGGCGGGATGGGGCTCACGGGCGTGATCCTCTCGGCGACCGTCCAGCTCCTTCCGGTCGCGACCTCGCTGATGTCCGTCGACACGGAACGCGCCACGGACCTGGACGACCTGCTGGCGCGGCTCACGGCGACCGACCACCGCTACCGGTACTCGGTCGCCTGGATCGATCTGCTCGCGCGGGGGCGGGGGGCGGCGCTGGGGCGCGCCGTACTGACGCGCGGGGAGCACGCGCCGCTGGACGCGCTCCCGGCACGCGCGCGGCGGCGCCCGCTCACGTTCCGGCCCGCGCAGCTGCCCGCCGCGCCCTCCCACGTACCGTCAGGACTCCTGGGACGCACCACGGTCGGCGTCTTCAACGAACTGTGGTACCGCCGGGCCCCCCGCCGGCGGACCGGGGAACTCCAGCGCCTGTCGTCGTTCTTCCACCCGCTCGACGGCGTGCCGCACTGGAACCGCGTCTACGGACGCGACGGCTTCGTCCAGTACCAGTTCGTCGTCGGGTACGGGCAGGAGGAGACGCTGCGGCGGATCGTGCGCAGCATCGCGCGGCGCGGCTGTCCGTCCTTCCTCGCCGTGCTCAAGCGCTTCGGCGAGGGCGATCCCGGGTGGCTGTCGTTCCCGATGGCCGGCTGGACGCTGGCGCTGGACATCCCCGTCGGGCTGAGCGGCCTCGGCTCGTTCCTGGACGAGCTGGACGAGGAGGTCGCGACGGCGGGCGGCCGGGTCTATCTCGCGAAGGACGCGCGGCTGCGGCCCGACCTGGTGACCGCGATGTATCCGCGCCTGGAGGACTTCCGGGCCCTGCGGGCCGGGCTGGACCCGCGGTCCGTCTTCACCTCCGACCTGGCACGGCGGCTGGGTCTCTGA
- a CDS encoding TetR/AcrR family transcriptional regulator: MKDEKKDEKKDEKDAKAPKSEQTRTLILETALRLFQERGYDKTTMRAIAQEAGVSVGNAYYYFSSKEHLVQGFYDRIAAEHRAAVRPVLDTETDLQVRLTGVLLAWLDIAAPYHEFAAQFFKNAADPESPLSPFSPESEPARDAAISVHREVLAGSKAKVADELVGILPELMWLSQMGLVLYWVFDRSEGSERSRRLAERGARLTTRGVSLSRFRVLRPLVREVHELFTDFLPGMAEAASARKRS; the protein is encoded by the coding sequence GTGAAGGACGAGAAGAAGGACGAAAAGAAGGACGAGAAGGACGCCAAGGCGCCCAAGAGCGAGCAGACCCGCACGCTCATCCTCGAAACCGCGCTGCGCCTGTTCCAGGAGCGTGGGTACGACAAGACGACGATGCGGGCCATCGCGCAGGAGGCCGGGGTCTCCGTGGGCAACGCGTACTACTACTTCTCGTCCAAGGAACACCTCGTCCAGGGCTTCTACGACCGGATCGCCGCCGAACACCGCGCGGCGGTCCGGCCGGTGCTCGACACCGAGACCGACCTTCAGGTAAGGCTCACCGGGGTGCTGCTGGCGTGGCTCGACATCGCCGCCCCGTACCACGAGTTCGCGGCGCAGTTCTTCAAGAACGCCGCCGACCCCGAGAGTCCGCTCAGCCCTTTCTCCCCCGAGTCGGAGCCCGCCCGCGACGCCGCGATCTCCGTCCACCGCGAGGTCCTCGCCGGGTCCAAGGCGAAGGTCGCCGACGAACTGGTCGGCATACTCCCCGAGTTGATGTGGCTCTCCCAGATGGGACTGGTCCTGTACTGGGTGTTCGACCGCTCGGAGGGCAGCGAGCGCAGCCGCCGGCTGGCCGAGCGCGGTGCCCGGCTCACCACCCGGGGCGTCTCGCTCTCCCGCTTCCGGGTACTGCGGCCCCTGGTCCGTGAGGTGCACGAGCTGTTCACGGACTTCCTGCCGGGCATGGCGGAGGCGGCGTCCGCGCGGAAGCGGAGCTGA
- a CDS encoding 2'-5' RNA ligase family protein, with protein sequence MGTVTLGVSIAVPEPYGSLLQERRAAFGDTAAPGIPTHVTLLPPTEVDAAGLPAIEAHLAAVAAASRPFPMRLSGTGTFRPLSPVVFVQVVEGASACTWLQKRVRDSSGPLVRELQFPYHPHVTVAHGIAEEAMDRAYEELADYGAHWSCTSFALYEQGADLVWRKLHEYAFGGGGEISGVPSQSTPVDRHARSLRP encoded by the coding sequence GTGGGGACCGTAACGCTCGGCGTTTCGATCGCGGTCCCGGAGCCGTACGGCAGCCTGCTCCAGGAGCGGCGTGCGGCCTTCGGCGACACGGCCGCGCCCGGCATCCCCACCCACGTCACCCTCCTTCCCCCGACCGAGGTCGACGCGGCGGGACTGCCCGCGATCGAGGCACACCTCGCCGCCGTCGCGGCGGCCAGCCGCCCGTTCCCGATGCGGCTGTCCGGTACGGGGACGTTCCGCCCGCTCTCCCCGGTCGTCTTCGTCCAGGTCGTCGAGGGCGCCTCGGCCTGCACGTGGCTCCAGAAGCGGGTACGGGACTCCTCGGGCCCGCTCGTACGGGAACTCCAGTTCCCGTACCACCCCCATGTCACCGTGGCCCACGGCATCGCCGAGGAGGCGATGGACCGCGCCTACGAGGAGCTGGCCGACTACGGGGCGCACTGGAGCTGCACCTCCTTCGCGCTGTACGAGCAGGGCGCGGACCTGGTCTGGCGCAAGCTGCACGAGTACGCGTTCGGCGGGGGCGGGGAGATCTCGGGGGTGCCCTCGCAGAGCACCCCCGTGGACCGGCACGCGCGCTCTTTGCGGCCCTGA
- a CDS encoding YihY/virulence factor BrkB family protein, whose protein sequence is MDWLKNLPVIGPFVARFLRTHAWRSYETLERVHWTRLAAAITFISFVALFPLLTVAAAIGAALLSDSQLHRVERSLTDQVPGISKQLDINNLVANAGTVGVVAGLLLLFTGVSWITAMRDCLRAVWEKDHLDQGNPFVVRAKDGVVLIGLSAVGLVSLGASGFGSTAIGWTARHLGISQDGAGGILLQAAAVLTAAVADFLILLYVLTLLPHVNPPRRRLFVAAAIGAVGFELLKLLLGGYLTGVAGKTMYGAFGVPIALLLWINFTAKLLLFCAAWTATGSKRDLRRERAEAAWAEYGEGRPLRNGEGGGSTASGG, encoded by the coding sequence ATGGACTGGCTGAAAAATCTCCCCGTCATCGGCCCGTTCGTCGCCCGTTTCCTGCGTACGCACGCCTGGCGCTCGTACGAGACGCTCGAACGGGTGCACTGGACACGGCTGGCGGCGGCGATCACGTTCATCAGCTTCGTGGCGCTCTTCCCGCTGCTCACCGTGGCCGCCGCGATCGGCGCCGCGCTGCTCAGCGACAGCCAGCTCCACCGCGTCGAGCGCAGCCTCACCGACCAGGTGCCCGGCATCTCCAAGCAGCTCGACATCAACAACCTGGTGGCCAACGCGGGGACGGTCGGCGTGGTCGCCGGTCTGCTGCTCCTGTTCACCGGCGTCAGCTGGATCACCGCCATGCGGGACTGCCTGCGGGCCGTCTGGGAGAAGGACCACCTCGACCAGGGCAACCCGTTCGTGGTCAGGGCCAAGGACGGCGTGGTCCTCATCGGCCTCAGCGCGGTCGGGCTCGTCTCGCTCGGCGCCTCGGGATTCGGCTCCACCGCCATCGGCTGGACGGCCCGTCACCTGGGCATCTCCCAGGACGGGGCGGGCGGCATACTGCTCCAGGCCGCTGCCGTCCTGACGGCCGCCGTCGCCGACTTCCTGATCCTCCTGTACGTGCTGACGCTGCTGCCGCACGTGAACCCGCCCCGCCGCCGGCTCTTCGTCGCCGCCGCGATCGGAGCCGTCGGCTTCGAACTGCTCAAGCTGCTGCTCGGCGGCTATCTGACGGGGGTGGCGGGGAAGACGATGTACGGCGCGTTCGGCGTACCGATCGCGCTGCTGCTGTGGATCAACTTCACGGCGAAGCTGCTGCTGTTCTGCGCGGCGTGGACGGCGACGGGGAGCAAGCGGGACCTGAGGAGGGAGAGGGCGGAGGCCGCCTGGGCCGAGTACGGGGAGGGCCGCCCCCTCAGGAACGGGGAGGGCGGGGGATCGACGGCCAGCGGCGGTTGA
- a CDS encoding metallophosphoesterase: MVVVVVLVVLVVVALVVAAHWYVWRRLVRDTAREGGVARRVGTVAAFVLPVLAVGAATVGRVGAPFWLQRLVAWPGYLWLAVLMYLLLALLVGEAVRPLLRRYVDGRAQAVDAEGGARAGARAESDVQPQTRTTATEPVEQPVTASAGSAGSGGAQTGAVITGQAPPAATVPSRRLFVSRVVAGAAATVAAGTVGYGTYGVLRGPRVKRITVPLAKLPRAAHGYRIAVVSDIHLGPILGRAHTQRIVDTINSTRPDLIAVVGDLVDGTVEDLGPAAVPLAGLDAPHGAFFVTGNHEYFSGAREWVDHVRELGLRPLVNERVEIAGFDLAGVNDIAGESEGDGPDFAKALGDRDRARASVLLAHQPVVIHDAVRHGVDLQLSGHTHGGQLWPGNYLAELANPTVAGLERYGDTQLYVTRGAGAWGPPVRVGAPSDITVVELASRQA, translated from the coding sequence GTGGTCGTCGTGGTCGTTCTGGTGGTGCTGGTGGTCGTCGCCCTGGTGGTGGCGGCGCACTGGTATGTGTGGCGGCGGCTCGTGCGGGACACCGCGCGGGAGGGCGGCGTGGCCCGCCGGGTCGGGACCGTCGCCGCGTTCGTCCTGCCGGTACTGGCCGTGGGCGCGGCGACGGTGGGCCGGGTCGGGGCGCCGTTCTGGCTCCAGCGGCTCGTCGCCTGGCCGGGATATCTGTGGCTCGCGGTGCTGATGTACCTGCTGCTGGCACTGCTGGTGGGCGAGGCGGTACGGCCGCTCCTGCGGCGGTACGTGGACGGGCGCGCGCAAGCCGTGGACGCCGAGGGGGGCGCGCGGGCGGGCGCTCGCGCCGAGAGTGACGTACAGCCGCAGACGCGGACCACGGCCACGGAGCCGGTGGAGCAGCCGGTCACGGCGTCGGCCGGTTCCGCTGGTTCCGGCGGTGCACAGACAGGTGCCGTCATCACCGGCCAGGCCCCTCCCGCCGCCACCGTCCCCTCCCGCCGCCTGTTCGTCTCGCGCGTCGTCGCCGGGGCCGCCGCGACCGTGGCCGCCGGGACCGTCGGATACGGCACGTACGGCGTCCTGCGCGGCCCCCGCGTCAAGCGGATCACCGTCCCGCTCGCCAAGCTGCCGCGCGCCGCGCACGGGTACCGTATCGCCGTCGTCAGCGACATCCACCTCGGCCCGATCCTGGGCCGCGCCCACACCCAGCGCATCGTCGACACCATCAACTCCACCCGCCCCGACCTCATCGCCGTCGTGGGCGACCTCGTGGACGGCACCGTCGAGGATCTCGGCCCGGCCGCCGTGCCGCTCGCGGGTCTGGACGCGCCGCACGGGGCGTTCTTCGTGACCGGGAACCACGAGTACTTCTCCGGCGCGCGGGAGTGGGTGGACCACGTCAGGGAGCTGGGGCTGCGGCCGCTGGTGAACGAGCGTGTGGAGATCGCGGGCTTCGACCTCGCCGGGGTCAACGACATCGCGGGCGAGAGCGAGGGCGACGGCCCGGACTTCGCGAAGGCCCTCGGCGACCGCGACCGGGCCAGGGCGTCCGTACTCCTCGCGCATCAGCCGGTCGTGATCCACGACGCCGTACGGCACGGGGTCGATCTCCAGCTCTCCGGGCACACGCACGGCGGCCAGCTCTGGCCGGGCAACTACCTCGCGGAGCTGGCCAATCCGACCGTGGCGGGTCTGGAGCGGTACGGCGACACGCAGTTGTACGTGACGCGGGGCGCGGGCGCCTGGGGACCGCCGGTCCGGGTCGGGGCGCCGTCGGACATCACGGTCGTGGAGCTGGCTTCGCGCCAGGCCTGA
- the trpS gene encoding tryptophan--tRNA ligase, with protein MASDRPRALSGIQPTAGSFHLGNYLGAVRQYVALQETHDAFYMVVDLHAITVPQDPAELRANTRLAAAQLLAAGLDPQRCTLFVQSHVPEHAQLAWVMNCITGFGEASRMTQFKDKSAKQGTDRATVGLFTYPILQVADILLYQADAVPVGEDQRQHVELTRDLAERFNSRFGPTFTVPAPHIVKEVAKIYDLQDPTIKMSKSASTPKGLINLLDEPKATAKKIKSAVTDTGSEIVFDTAAKPGVSNLLTIYSTLTGVTIADLEQKYEGKGYGALKTDLADVMVDFVTPFRTRTQEYLDDPETLDSILAEGAEKARTVAAETLAQTYDRVGFLPAKH; from the coding sequence ATGGCTTCTGACCGTCCCCGCGCACTCTCCGGTATCCAGCCCACCGCCGGTTCGTTCCACCTCGGGAATTACCTCGGTGCCGTCCGCCAGTACGTCGCCCTCCAGGAGACCCACGACGCGTTCTACATGGTCGTGGACCTGCACGCGATCACGGTTCCCCAGGACCCCGCCGAGCTGCGCGCCAACACCCGCCTCGCGGCCGCGCAGCTCCTCGCGGCCGGGCTCGACCCGCAGCGGTGCACGCTCTTCGTCCAGAGCCATGTGCCCGAGCACGCCCAGCTCGCCTGGGTCATGAACTGCATCACCGGCTTCGGCGAGGCCTCCCGGATGACGCAGTTCAAGGACAAGTCCGCCAAGCAGGGCACGGACCGCGCGACCGTCGGGCTGTTCACGTACCCGATCCTCCAGGTCGCCGACATCCTGCTCTACCAGGCCGACGCCGTCCCCGTCGGCGAGGACCAGCGGCAGCACGTGGAGCTGACCCGCGACCTGGCCGAGCGCTTCAACTCGCGCTTCGGCCCGACCTTCACGGTCCCGGCGCCGCACATCGTCAAGGAGGTCGCGAAGATCTACGACCTCCAGGACCCCACGATCAAGATGAGCAAGTCGGCGTCCACGCCCAAGGGCCTGATCAATCTGCTCGACGAGCCCAAGGCGACCGCGAAGAAGATCAAGAGCGCGGTCACCGACACCGGCAGCGAGATCGTCTTCGACACCGCCGCCAAGCCGGGCGTGAGCAATCTGCTCACCATCTACTCCACGCTGACCGGCGTCACGATCGCGGATCTGGAGCAGAAGTACGAGGGCAAGGGCTACGGCGCGCTGAAGACGGACCTCGCCGACGTCATGGTCGACTTCGTCACACCGTTCCGGACGCGCACCCAGGAATACCTGGACGACCCGGAGACGCTGGACTCGATCCTGGCCGAAGGCGCCGAGAAGGCCCGTACGGTTGCTGCGGAGACCCTCGCCCAGACGTACGACAGAGTGGGTTTCCTGCCCGCCAAGCACTGA
- a CDS encoding D-alanyl-D-alanine carboxypeptidase family protein — MPALKKTALTVFTATLLPVLTVVPASADSASKGPSASKSPTPPAVMSTVGGARLGQAGTQVALGPGAPVLPKKLSGRSWIVADAETGAVLAAHNAHWRLPPASTLKMLFADTLLPRLPKDQEHKVVAADLAGMGDGSSLVGVKENLTYSVHDLWLGVFLRSGNDAVHVLSAMNNGVKKTVQDMQRHAEELQALDTTVVTPDGYDEKGQVSSAYDLTLFARSGLQKKDFREYCATQSAKFPGDLTKVKKGKKPEKDAKGQPKRDTFEIQNTNRLLTGANGVSSYKGLAGVKNGYTSHAGSTFTGVAERNGKVLLVTVMNPSSEESQAVYQESARLLDWGFAASGKVTPVGELVPPKSARTTASQPSGSPTPAPGATDTPAPAAAVSASEDGSGGMGIALAVVGGVVVLLAGAGYLVNRRWPSIPRPPRS; from the coding sequence GTGCCCGCTCTGAAAAAGACCGCGTTGACGGTCTTCACCGCCACTTTGCTGCCCGTTCTGACCGTCGTGCCCGCGTCGGCGGACAGCGCGTCCAAGGGGCCGAGTGCCAGCAAGTCGCCCACGCCCCCGGCCGTGATGTCCACGGTCGGCGGGGCCAGGCTGGGCCAGGCGGGCACCCAGGTGGCTCTCGGGCCCGGCGCCCCCGTCCTGCCCAAGAAGCTCAGCGGCCGGTCGTGGATCGTCGCCGACGCCGAGACGGGCGCCGTCCTCGCCGCGCACAACGCGCACTGGCGGCTGCCGCCCGCCTCCACGCTCAAGATGCTCTTCGCGGACACGCTGCTGCCCCGGCTGCCCAAGGACCAGGAGCACAAGGTGGTGGCCGCCGACCTCGCCGGGATGGGCGACGGCAGCAGCCTGGTCGGCGTGAAGGAGAACCTGACCTACAGCGTCCACGACCTGTGGCTGGGCGTCTTCCTGCGCTCGGGCAACGACGCCGTGCACGTGCTGTCCGCCATGAACAACGGCGTGAAGAAGACCGTCCAGGACATGCAGCGGCACGCCGAGGAGCTCCAGGCGCTCGACACGACCGTCGTGACACCCGACGGGTACGACGAGAAGGGCCAGGTCTCCAGCGCGTACGACCTCACCCTGTTCGCCCGCTCCGGGCTCCAGAAGAAGGACTTCCGGGAGTACTGCGCCACCCAGTCGGCGAAGTTCCCCGGCGACCTCACGAAGGTCAAGAAGGGCAAGAAGCCGGAGAAGGACGCCAAGGGCCAGCCGAAGCGCGACACCTTCGAGATCCAGAACACCAACCGGCTGCTCACGGGCGCCAACGGAGTCTCCTCGTACAAGGGTCTCGCGGGGGTGAAGAACGGTTACACCTCGCACGCCGGCTCGACCTTCACCGGGGTGGCCGAGCGCAACGGCAAGGTGCTGCTGGTCACCGTCATGAACCCGTCCTCGGAGGAGAGCCAGGCCGTCTACCAGGAGTCCGCGCGCCTGCTGGACTGGGGCTTCGCGGCGAGCGGCAAGGTCACGCCGGTCGGGGAGCTGGTGCCGCCGAAGTCGGCGCGTACGACCGCCTCGCAGCCGAGCGGCAGCCCCACGCCGGCCCCGGGGGCCACGGACACTCCCGCGCCCGCGGCGGCCGTGAGCGCCTCGGAGGACGGGTCGGGCGGGATGGGCATCGCGCTGGCCGTGGTGGGCGGAGTGGTGGTGCTGCTGGCGGGCGCCGGGTACCTGGTCAACCGCCGCTGGCCGTCGATCCCCCGCCCTCCCCGTTCCTGA
- a CDS encoding SCO4848 family membrane protein, whose translation MKLSRRVSWFLLAFGVWSWFIWITFVKNLWQDGSGLAFDDAGDPTAYFWVHLVLAITSFLLGTAVGTIGFRGVRAVRRETATAAPEARIPS comes from the coding sequence ATGAAGCTCAGCCGCCGCGTGTCCTGGTTCCTGCTCGCGTTCGGGGTGTGGAGCTGGTTCATCTGGATCACTTTCGTCAAAAATCTGTGGCAGGACGGCAGCGGTCTGGCGTTCGACGACGCGGGGGACCCGACCGCCTACTTCTGGGTGCACCTGGTGCTCGCGATTACGTCCTTTCTCCTGGGGACGGCCGTGGGGACGATCGGGTTCCGGGGCGTGCGCGCCGTACGACGGGAAACGGCCACGGCCGCGCCGGAGGCCCGTATCCCCAGCTGA
- a CDS encoding decaprenylphospho-beta-D-erythro-pentofuranosid-2-ulose 2-reductase, translating into MKDAFGIPQSLLILGGTSEIGLATARRMIARRTRTVWLAGRPSPALETAADGLRTLGADVRTVDFDALDPASHEETLGKVFAEGDIDMVLLAFGVLGDQAHDEAAPLAAVRVAQTNYTGAISAGLVCAGALQTQGHGSLVVLSSVAGERARRANFIYGSSKAGLDSFAQGLGDAMHGTGVQVMIVRPGFVRSKMTAGLEETPLATTPEAVALAIELGLRRRSEAVWVPGAMRVVMSALRHLPRPLFRRLPV; encoded by the coding sequence ATGAAGGACGCCTTCGGTATCCCGCAGTCCTTGCTCATCCTCGGAGGCACGTCCGAGATCGGCCTGGCCACCGCCCGCCGGATGATCGCCCGGCGGACCCGTACGGTCTGGCTGGCCGGCCGCCCCTCCCCCGCCCTGGAGACCGCCGCCGACGGGCTGCGCACGCTCGGTGCGGACGTCCGTACGGTCGACTTCGACGCCCTGGACCCGGCCTCGCACGAGGAGACCCTGGGGAAGGTCTTCGCGGAGGGCGACATCGACATGGTGCTGCTGGCGTTCGGGGTCCTCGGCGACCAGGCGCACGACGAGGCCGCGCCGCTCGCGGCGGTGCGCGTCGCGCAGACCAACTACACCGGCGCGATCTCGGCGGGGCTGGTGTGCGCGGGCGCGCTCCAGACGCAGGGGCACGGCTCGCTGGTGGTGCTCTCGTCGGTGGCCGGGGAGCGGGCGCGGCGCGCGAACTTCATCTACGGGTCGAGCAAGGCCGGCCTGGACTCGTTCGCCCAGGGGCTGGGCGACGCGATGCACGGCACGGGGGTGCAGGTCATGATCGTGCGGCCCGGGTTCGTACGGTCGAAGATGACGGCGGGCCTGGAGGAGACGCCGCTGGCGACCACGCCGGAGGCGGTCGCGCTGGCGATCGAGCTGGGGCTGCGGCGGCGCTCGGAGGCGGTGTGGGTGCCCGGGGCGATGCGGGTGGTGATGTCGGCGCTGCGGCACCTGCCGAGGCCGCTGTTCCGGCGGCTGCCGGTCTAG